CGATCTCCTTCGTGCGTACCCGGGACGACCTTCTCCTCGCCCGCCACTACCTGGCCCGCTCCGGCTCCCAAGCCCGGCTCATGGCCAAAATAGAGAGGCCCTCAGCGGTGGCCCGGTTTGAGGAGATCCTCGAGGAGGCGGACGGCGTCATGGTGGCCCGGGGGGACCTGGGGGTGGAGATGCCCCCGGAGGAGGTGCCCATCGTGCAAAAGCGCATCATCCTCCGGTGCATCGCCGCGGGGAAGCCCGTGGTCACCGCCACCCAGATGCTAGAGTCCATGGTGCAAAACCCAAGCCCCACCCGGGCCGAGGCCTCGGACGTGGCCAACGCCATCTTCGACGGCACCGACGCGGTGATGCTTTCCGCCGAAACCGCAGTCGGGCGGCATCCCGTAGAGGCCGTAGCCATGATGGCTAGGATCGCCAGGGCGGTGGAGGCCTCTCCGGAGTTTTTGCAGGAGTTGAGCGTCTTGAGGCCTGCCCCTACCCCTACCACCCAAGACGCCATCGCCCATGCGGCGGACGACATCGTGGAGGCGGTGGGGGCCCGGGCCATCGTGGTCTTCACCGCCACCGGGGGTTCCGCCCGCCGCATCGCCCGCACAAGGCCCCAGGTGCCCGTTCTGGCCCTGACCCCGAACCCCGAGGTGCGGAACCAGCTGGCCCTGGTCTGGGGGGTCCTGCCCCACCTGGCCCCCGATCCCCAGGACACCGACGACATGGTACGGATCGCTCTTCAGGCGGTGAAGGCCCAGGGCTTAGCCCAGGTGGGGGATCGGGTGGTCATCGCGGCGGGGGTGCCCTTCGGCGTGCGGGGCACCACCAACCTCCTCCGGGTGGAGCGGGTGGCCTAGGGGGTTCCGGAGGAGGGGAGAGGCTGGCCTGCCTGACCGGGGAGGGGGCCAGGGAGCCGCCTCCCGTGGGCAGGAGGATGGGCTTGGGGGTGTGGGTGGAAAGCTCCTGGAGGAGCCCGAGCCCCTCTTCCGTGGAGAGCTTCCCGGGAAAGGGGTCAGGCTCGGCGGAGGCCGGGCAGTGGAGGCGGGCCAGGGCCGTCTCCCAGGCCGCCAGGAGGGGAAAGGGGTGGGGGTCTGGCTTCATACCTCCACCTTGTCCAAAGGGGGTGGGGCGGATGTCCCTAGCGGGGCCGGGTGAGGTGGTAGACGAAGCTCCGGGCCTCCTTGGGTTCTATCCTGGCCTCGAGCCGGTACCCCTCGGGGAGGAGGGTGGCCCCAGGGAAGTCCAGGCGGAAGGGGTGGGGGAAGGACTCCGAGAGGAGGAGGACCACGGGGTAGGGGTAGGGGTTCTCCAGGCGGGTCTCCACCCTATAGGTGGCCTCCTCCTTGGTTTCGCCCACCTTCTCCACCCTCCGGGAAAGCCTGGCCTCCAGGTCCCGCCCCAGCCAGACCTCGGCCCCCTCCCCCTTGGGCGTGGGGGGCATCCTCCCCTGGCCCAGGAGGAAGCCTCCTTCGCTCACCTCCAGGACCCCGGGGGCCAGGGGGAAGGGGGCCTGGAAGCGGTAGCCCCTTTCTAGAGGGAGGAGCCTGTCTGTGCGGAAAGGGGCTTGGTAGCGGAGGAGGCGTTCTGGGGCCACCTCCGCCTTCAGGAAGGGTATCTCGGTGATGCCGGGCGAAAGCCTTGTTGCCCCCAGCTCGTAGCGGAAGAGGCCCAAGGGGGTGTCTCCCGGGGCTTCCTCCAGGGTGCGGAAGGCCATCTGGGGCGCGGCCCTCCCGGGCGGGCTCAGGAGGGGGGCTTCCCCCGCGAGGAGGGTGAGCCTTCGGGCCTCCAGGGCCTCCCCCTCGAGGCGGAGCCGGGCCCAGGCGGTGAGGCGGCCCTCCAAAAGGGTGTAGAAGACCTCCCCGGAAAGCCCCGTGTAGAGGTAGCGCAGGGTGGCCCCTCCCTCCCCCCGGTAGCGGAAGAGGACGGCGCCCCCCTGGTAGACCCTTTCCACCTCCTCCACCCCGAGGAGGCGCAAGGAGCCCTGGGGGATGCGGGAGAGCTTATCCCCCGCCAGGTAGACCCAGGTGGAGGGGGGGAGGACCACGGGCTCCTTGATCTCGGCGAACCCTGGGTAGACCACTACCTCTTGGGCCAGGGCCAGGCTCAGGAAAAGGAGGGCAAGGCTTTTTCTCACACCCCCAGTCTACGGGCTAGGGCCTCCACCGCTTCCCGGTCCAGGGGCCCCCCGTGGCCCAGGTAGACCCGGCGCACCCCCAGGTCCAAGATCCTGCGCACCGTGCGCCTTGCCAGCCCGTGGTCCTCGTTGATCCACCTAGGGGGAAGGCCCTTCCCCCGAAGGGCGTCCCCCGCCAGAAGGACCCCCTCCTTTAGGAGGCCCACCTGGCCCAGGGTGTGGCCGGGGAGGGCCACCACCCGCCAGCCGAAGACCTCCTCTCCCTCCTCTATGGGCCATAGGGCCTCCTTGGGCAGGAGCGGGGCCAGGTTGGCGAGCTTTCTTCCCAAAAGGGGGATGGGAAGGGGCGGGCGGGCCCTTTCCCCGGTGAGGTAGGGCCACTCCTCTGGGTGGGCCAGGACGGGGAGGCCAAAGCGCTCCCAAAGGGCCCTGGCTCCCCCCGAGTGGTCCAGGTGGTGGTGGGTGAGGAAGAGGAGTTTGGGTGGGGCCGTGAGGAGCGCGAGAAGCCGCTTGGCCTCCCAGGGGAGGCCCGCGTCCACCAAAAAGTAGCCCTCCTCCGCCGGGACGCGGTAGAGGTTGGCGGCGAAGCCCAGGGCCTCAGGCCCGCTCACAGACGACGCTTATGCCCATCTCCCTCAGGGCCTTCCGGATGCCCTCGGGGTCTATCCCCGCCTGGCGGTGGAGGCTGGGGATGGTGCCATGCTCAAAGAAACGGTCTGGCAAGCCCAGGACCCGCACCTCGGGCCTCAGGCCCATCTCGTTCAGGGCCTCCAGGACTGCGCTCCCGAAGCCGCCCATCCTCTGGTGGTCCTCCACGGTGAGGAGCTTATACCGGGAAAGCCCCCTCAGGGTCTCCAGGTCTAGAGGCTTGAGGAAGCGGGCGTTCACCACCCCTACCCTGGGGTCCTCCCCGGCGGCCTCGAGGGCGTAGCGGAGCGTCTTGCCGAAGGCCAGGATGTAGGCCTCCGTCCCCTCCTTGAGGACCTCCCACCTGCCCCAGGCGATCTCCGGCCAGAGGCCCTCCTCCACCCTTTCCACGTTGTCCCGAGGGTAGCGGATGGCCACCGGCCCCCCCACTTCCAGGGCCTTCCTCAGCATGGCCCTAAGCTCCCGAGCATCCTTGGGGGCGGCGATCTGAAAGTTGGGGATGGTCCTCAGGTAGGCGATGTCAAAGACCCCGTGGTGGGTGGCCCCGTCC
The genomic region above belongs to Thermus sediminis and contains:
- the pyk gene encoding pyruvate kinase, with the translated sequence MGPFKRTKIVATLGPATDSLEAIRALAQAGVDVFRLNFSHGTPEDHGRRAAWVRQASEELGRTLALLQDLQGPKIRIGRFKEGRVELRPGQPFVLTPVPVEGDEGRVSVTYRGLPEDVGPGQLLLLDDGRIRLRVERVVGDEIHTVVEVGGILSDRKGINVPGADLSIPALSEKDIQDLALGAEIGVDWVAISFVRTRDDLLLARHYLARSGSQARLMAKIERPSAVARFEEILEEADGVMVARGDLGVEMPPEEVPIVQKRIILRCIAAGKPVVTATQMLESMVQNPSPTRAEASDVANAIFDGTDAVMLSAETAVGRHPVEAVAMMARIARAVEASPEFLQELSVLRPAPTPTTQDAIAHAADDIVEAVGARAIVVFTATGGSARRIARTRPQVPVLALTPNPEVRNQLALVWGVLPHLAPDPQDTDDMVRIALQAVKAQGLAQVGDRVVIAAGVPFGVRGTTNLLRVERVA
- a CDS encoding MBL fold metallo-hydrolase, coding for MSGPEALGFAANLYRVPAEEGYFLVDAGLPWEAKRLLALLTAPPKLLFLTHHHLDHSGGARALWERFGLPVLAHPEEWPYLTGERARPPLPIPLLGRKLANLAPLLPKEALWPIEEGEEVFGWRVVALPGHTLGQVGLLKEGVLLAGDALRGKGLPPRWINEDHGLARRTVRRILDLGVRRVYLGHGGPLDREAVEALARRLGV